The following is a genomic window from Elgaria multicarinata webbii isolate HBS135686 ecotype San Diego chromosome 9, rElgMul1.1.pri, whole genome shotgun sequence.
ccaaactgcGAGCCTGAATCTGGAGTATAACCCCACTCAACATAGGTTGAGTCCCTTTCCTTTGATTtgccttttgactaaccaggagcacctctgtattgcctggattaagcttcaatttcaCAGTCAATTTAAAATTCACAGTCAAGGCTCCATTGGTAAATCTTTCAGCAATAGAACAAAAATTGTAGCGTTCAAATAAAATGGCCACAGATGTTTTCCTGATTAGGAGCATTTCTAATTCTAATACTGAAAGAAGACTAGAAGTTCATAACACAGGTATATTTGTTAATGCTATTTATaatctgcctttcttgcagtaGATACCTAAAATATGGTCAAACTTTAAAAGTTCATTCAATAGTAAtatgaaataaaattataaatagcTAGAGAGTAACTTCTGGCTGCACCTGCTTTGTGTTTATCAGTCAGATGATTGTGATCATCTTGGTGGAAGTACTCGTAACAAGAAGTTCCTAGAAGCTCTTGTGGCAAATATCCTAAAATTGCTGTTGCACTGTAAGGGAACATGAATACATTATAGGTTTCATAAAGACCTAAAATTCCATAACTCAGTAGCCTTATTTATTTCAATAGCtcctaaaacaaaaaaatgtataccttcagaaacagatgctgatgtttgaaatgaaacaaaactaaAATTGCAATTTAACACACTCAGCCAAAACAGAACACCCCAAAAAGGTGACCTCctaattttgctttgttttatcaGGTGTAGTGAAAGGAATACCATCACAGTTCTCAAATTATTTATAAACCTCTAAGTCTCAGAATCTTATGTTcattttttatattgaatttttttCAGTACAAATGTTTCATGAtctgaaacatttttaaagcatcttTTAGTTGGCAATAACTTacctaaataattctttaaactTGTGGACTCCAGAATATTTTAAGAGCCATGCTAATTTAATAGGGAGTCTTGAAGAATACATATACATTATAtataaatagttgttttaaatggatattgttgtttttacacttttgatggtttaaaatttttgtatatttgtttttaacgttcactgtttttaacctttgtaaaccgcccagagagctttggctatggggcggaatataaatgtaataaataaatgtacatgtgTACACTCTAAATATATAAACCTTCACCAATTTAAGATAAGTACTATTGtctaaaaattaaaaagatgaaAATGCTTACCGTTGGTCTACAAAAACAAATTTTCCATCCATGGCAAAGCGTGTTATAAATTCTGTTGGCTTGACTTTTATCTCACTGCTCTTTTGTGGAACAGTGTAAGGGTGCAACCGACCAATTGCAACAAGACAGTTAAAATTACTGTTGTCTTTTTCCACATCATTCTCCTCTTCAACTCCCACCTCATTAGGAGGCCAGCTCTTCAGATACCCAGTGCAATGAACAGTACAGTACTTTTTATGATCTAATTTAGTCAAAACACAAAAcagtttttcattttcttctctaCAAACATCAGAGGCTATTATATGTTTTCTGCTTACCTAAAGGCATGAGCCCTACAAATCTATACATAAGAATGTGGTGTTAATTCGTTAGGATTTGCTTTTAAACACTGTTCAGGTTTAGCTTACCTGTGGAAGTGCACTTCTAATCTTACAAAAGATTAGGGAAGGTAAGTCACAGGTGCTGGCAATTAAAATGTGTTCTCACATATAAGAAGAAAATTAAACAGTTTAGTAATAAAGATTGTTTTCCTGTACAGCACTGGTTTTTTTATTACAAAATGTGCTACAATTTATACTGAGCTAAATAAAATGTAGAAGGAAATTTAAGCTTAATTTGAATTTAAAACGGTTGAGCTTAGTAACCTCGCATAATAGATCTGCAACTGGACTGGACTGACTTCAGATGACAGTTAAGGAATGGCATGGTTGAATGCTTTCCCATGAAAATAATTTTCTGTGCATACCAGTGAAAAGACCTCTCTCAAACCCTTCTCTGTGACATGctagttttgtgtgtgtaaagaggttcttctctctctctctctctctcacacacacaacccaccatcaccaccaccaccctacacACAGAGGAACAGTCAAACATGGAGCTCCACACCTGCAGACTCAAGTAGTATGCAAGACCAATAGCAAGTACACCATATGAGGCAACTAATTGGGTAGCTTAATTCTAAGGCCTTGTCCATAGGAAGCACCTAAGAGTAAGCACTTGATAGGTAAACAGTCAATCTTATACATTATTGGGTGGGTCTGAGCAGCCTAGGATGCACGTGAGAAATCTGCATTATTTCAGCTGAAGTGGGAGATAGGATGAAGGTGTAAATCAAGCATCGCCCAGTTTGTATTGCCTACAGTTCATTCTAAGCTTTTTCAGGCAAACAGATTTGGTCTGTTATCTTTGGGTTTCCACATTACCTTCCAAGTACAAAAACATAATCTAAATTATACTAGAATATATTCTGGTATTCTAGTATAAAAGTATACTAAATAATCTATAATCTAAAGTATACTAGAGGCTTAGTAAGTAATATTGCAATGGAAGTAAAAGACTTGTCTACCTACAAAAAAGAGCACTGAAGGCTCTATATCATAAGGAGAGGATAATGTAAAGTTGTGCAATTGCAAAGTGTTACTGCTTGCAATCCTGTAATgatagaagattttaaaaaatctttatacAAGACACACCTGTGCAACACACTATCTTCAGAAATGACAAATACTTAACTGCTGGCAAAATATTACTAAATTAATGCTAAACTGTATTTTAAGTGTTGTCTTAGTCAAGTGTCATGCATTTGATATTCAGATTGAGCACTCTCTTTGTAAGGTATAGTTCCAAATAACTACCTCATATCTCTAGTAGGAACATTATAAACTTTTACAAACGTCCAGAATAGTTAGTGGAAGTTTGGTTACAAACCAAACACAATAGGTTGGACACAATGCTGGCTCTCCTCTAATGGAAACGATTTCTCCTCCTCACCTGCAGACCCCTAgtgccccccccaaatctgctccagagtgttGGGGGACCCTCTAGAACAGATTTGGGCGACACACAGGAGACTGCTGAGGAGAGGAGAGCAAGGGGATTTCCCATTGTGCATGCCTGCCTCTTCAATGTAGAATTTAGCCCTACGTTGGGATTGATGCAAAATGATACTTCAATCCCCTATTAACGTTGTATGGGACCATGTGTCTAGTAACATTCCTAGTAACAAGCATTTCTTCTTTAATAAAGCACATGTGTGTTGCATATGACTATTGCTTCAGTATGACTTTCAAGTCACATAGTGTAATAATTTTAGATCAAAGCTAATTTCTTTCTGTATATTCTTcagcttgcaacaataaaataccaaaagGTAATTATGTTCTGAAACACAGCATACACACACTTGAATGGACCGTTTTGTTTACTTAAATGTCTGTTTTTGCAGTCCTTTGGATATGCACATCCAAAGCCTAAGCAAAGGACTGCAAAAACAGATATCTAAGAAAACAAAATGGTCCATTCAAAAGTCATAGCTTTCACTGTTTCATTAGCAATTTTGGGAACCCTGTATTTTCATTGTCCTTGGGATCAGCAGCCATGATTTATAACCTTCATTTATATTGTGAGAAATGTTCTCTATAGCATTATAACATAAAATCTATCTAATGCCTTTTGGTAAGCCCTTTCAGGTTTCAAGGAGCTTACTGTTCATACATATGTTTCACAATTTTAAGTCACTcacagtgcattcctatgcatgtctgagaagtaagttccagtgatctcaatgagacttactcccaagtaagtgcatataggattgcagccttgcacTGTACAATAGTAATTCATCTGCATTACCATTTAGCGCAATGTTTGAAATGTTTTTTCTTCACTTATTTTAATAATACCTTTCTTTTTTGAGTTTGGTAAGGACTCCTTTTCTTCTTTGACTGTGTTTCTCATATACTTTATTCGACAAAAAAATGACCGCCGAGCACCAGAATGTAGACGAGATGATCCTGCTTGAAAATCCATGTGAACTTGCAAACCAGCTTTTAAAGTTTAATAAGAGCAGAACACACAAAATCATGCTTGTCAGATGAACTATGAAGGATAGTTCGCAACTACATTAAAATGCTTTAACATGCTTCCAACATATTTTCAGATTGCTTCTGAAACTTTAGCTCATGTAATTAGAAATCTTTGATTAATTAAAATTTGAAAATGAAGGAGCGTGGTTGACAGACTCAAGACTGAATAGTAGTGAGATATTTTACAAACTAGCCAATGTTATGCATGACACAGTATTTAATTGGAGGTTAAGTTTAAACTCCATACAGCTTTCACGTCTAATTTGGCAGAGGTATAAAAAGAGGTTCTGACAGTATTCATACAAAAACTAGCTGTAAATTACAGAATGTCTTTATGATAAAAGTAAGATGTGTTCATATTAGGACTGGCACTTAACATTTTCAGAGTAGAGTGATTCTTGGTACTGAAGCATTTTATCCCATGCTTGACTACACCAGGTCTTTTCTATTGACAAGATCTATTGAACACAAGAAAAATAAACTAGTACGCCTGGTAAAAATGACATATAAGATATCTAACAGATTAAACATTACTTATTGGCATTGTTTAAAATATGTCCCTTAAGAAcaactttaatttgttttaaagtattcCCATAAGTACAAGCAAACATTCATGGTTTTGCTCATACAAAACTTGTGGGAACTtatctccatatacacaaagatacccaacattaaaatcatgaaTTCTAAGcatttttaggtgtacacttaCTTTTGGTATCTATTAATTTTTCTCTTGGTGAAGCATCTGAAGATGAAAGTTGCTCCTTCACTTTGGCAACATCCTTTGGATGAAGATAATCAAAAAGACTTTGCCCAATCAAACTGGCCTAATAGAACATAACTTTATTAGCTTATAAGCTATGCATCACACAtctcatttacacacacataccatgaCAGTTTTGAAGGCCATAGTTCACCAAATATTGTAATTATATCTTTCCAATGCAGTTGTATCAGACAAGTTTGTTTTCAAAGAAAACTTCAATATCTGGGTATAGTTAATTGCACACCAGATATTTTCACATTGTAGCAGGCAGCACTGGCTGGCAATTATTGAAATAACATCATGTAACCCTGAAATTCAATGACTGGtgtaaacagcaacaacatatttACAAACACTGGATATGGTTCTGTGAGGGAAACTTGCAAAGGTGAGACTTACCCTCTGTCAACTACTAAAGGGGAATAGCCACATGTGCCTGAAGAACTCCTTTTGCTATAATTAACACTGGGAAGGATGTGTATATTTAgtttatgaatatatatatatccagcccTTCAATATAAAAGCAGCTCTAGGGAAGGTTACAAAAAACATGCTAAAAACCACTATCTGCAAGGACTGAAGGAGGTCCCACAATACCACCAGTCAGTCATGCATTCTGATTCATTCTTTGTGCATATTTTCTTTGCTAGCTTTTTAAGTCTTATATTTGGGTAGTATAGACTCCCGATCTTAAAAATATTCATTAAAAGTTGTGGTACACAGAAAACAAAGTGTTGCAGAAGTTAAGTGATTCACATGGCTGTTTCAGCCACAATGATCCACGAAAATTAGTCTTTCTATACAAGGGCACCATTGAGGGGGGCATCATCTCACCCTGTATTTCAGACTTCGTATGATAATTCCTCAGGAATAATATCTGGCCAACTTGCTGGCTGTGTACATAAGAGTGACAACTATTCTTTTATGAAATCTAGAGGGCAGCAAGCTTGGTATGCATGGACCTATGAATGCATGTCAAAGTCCCAAATCCTTTGACTTTAAATAGCAGGGTGGGTGTGGTTGGCTCTCTGATGTGCAGTGATAGAAGtgcaaaacaattaaaaagtaaTCATAATAAATGCCTCtacactgattctgcattaagtTAATTGTTTCAAGAAAGGGCCTTTAAACCTTCTGATAAATTCTCTCCCCAATTCCTCCACCCACAAAATCTAAAATGGCTCCACTGAAAAGGGGAAGTTTCCCTTAATATTCCAGAACTATAATCCAGCTCTAAGAAACTGTGTTttctaataaaagaaaaaggattttaGATACAACAGATTATCACGTACTGGGTCATAATTAAGTATCTTGGAAACAGATTCTGAAACAAACAGGATTTTGCCTCTGTCACATCCAACCACAAAGAGGAACCCATCTGCAGCCTgtaagttaagaaagaaaatcaaaatgcAAACACTAATTAACAAATATGGGCACCAAGAATAAGAACTCAGTGCACAAGAAAGAAATTTTATAACGTTGAtagtatttttaaacatttagGTTGGATAACTGATTTGAATAACTTGccagttttaaaacatttctccaggttccctctgtgtttttctggcataattcaaagtgctggctttatACTTTTAAAACCTGCTACAGTTTGGATCCAAAGTTCTTTCTTCCATCAGAGGAAGGCTCCTTATGTCTGAGGAAGGGAGCCTTTGAATTTAACCCAGGATGTCTAGTTAATTATGCATCCAGTTATTATGCACTCCTTAAATGTTATGATTTGACATAGACTGTAACAGACTCTGACCCAATCTAGCAAGCTTGTTGCCATGCTCTCTTGATTACATGTTGATATGCAAGGGAGTCGTAAACCTCTGTTCATTGAGAAACTCGGAAGTAGCTCTTAATGTTGCTAATGTAGTGTCTATTCTAGTGTTTGCTTTGTACTATAAACTGTCTTGAGGTTGTTTTAGAGAAAGGCAAAATATACATCTTAGAAGTAAATAATGTGATATGAAGAAGTTGCTATTTAAGAACATACCTAATCCCTGACTTACTTTATATACTCACCTTAAGTATTAAGTGTTGGAGTTCATCATCTTGTAAAAATGAAGGCTTATAGCGGACCTCTGAGTAAGAACTAGTAGAACCTGCAAAATGAAAAGTTACTGATGAAGCAGACCTAATACAGACCAAAAAAATGTTTTACAGAGTTATTAATTTACTtggagaaaaacaacacacaaacgTGGACACACTGTAGTTCTCATTTTGAAGTAGcattcttattcttttttttaatgaaaagtggCATAGAGCTCAGTATCACTTTGCAAGTGGAACCAATAAAGAAGCATATggcatgcacacccacccacagaacCAGCCAGCTACCTCAAATATCTAGGAAAAAGCGTCAGGGAGAATTCTAGTCTGAAGTAGTGAATGGATTCTGTTTCCAACAGATTGTTAAAgacttaggtcttagctagacctaaggtttatcccgggattgtcccggggtcatccctgttcatgtaaatgacacacaagatatccagggagcaggcagggacgatcctgggataaaccataggtctagctaaggccggaggcTGTTGCAGCAGATGCAAGAATGAGTGGAAAGAGGATAGGGGCCAACTCTGGATAAGCAATAGTGGCAGTGACTGGGAAATTGTCCATCGCAGGATTTCTAGGCAGAGAGAGGGTAGAAGAGATGTTCTTTGATGGGCTCCTTAGCCTCTCCCATCTGCACAGAGTTGATTATAATTTACCTTATTATAAGGATAACATTAGACATGTTTAAGTTTCAGTGATATCACAAGGTAATTTCCTATATTTTCTGATGTCAGCTACAGGCTTTGTATCACCCTAAATCAGAACAATTAGCATCTACATTCCCAGCTATTATGAAGtaattttttattacatttatatcctgacttttttcctcttgcaaggaacccaaggtagcttacatggtccttgacctctccattttattctcacaacaatcctgtgaggtcgGGTAGGACAAGacttagtgactggcccaaagtcacccagggagcttcatggcttaaCACTCTAGCCAGCACTCTAACTTCTATACCACACCAACCCTAAACGCTTTTTCCtaggagtaatccccattgaacgaGCTTatttctgattagacatgcataggattgaattgtAAGTAATTTAAGTACTGTAAGTGTCATGTcgaaccctactgcccctgttttgggagaagatgtttcaggtaatcaatcagaatcagattcagaactagaagacgcagcgccagacaccagccagcctgtaccagtgggggaggaagctctcacgggcaattccccagctgggagtcagccctctccagagcttatctcctcaaggccaaatcctacacactcagtgggaagggaggtttcttccggaggtgagcgtcccgacaagatAGCTGATGCTAGGTtctgctggaagctcaaacgcaagggggggggggaaggaaggcatgagaaagtcagttcgattacgccagcaCCAgtctctgcaccaggctctctgaagttagggcgtttgggaagtggcttcctattcttcttgagctgacaattgtcttgcttagtttgcatagttttgcctaggggggcatttccaagaggttagtctcttcaggtagaaaagacgtttgttgcttaataaaagctttgtggattacttagcaagcctcgtgatttgcctcccatcgaaagcaggaatTTTCTGAGAAAAACGACAGTAAGTTTTGAGGTTCTATCTAATAAaccactgccatttttaaaacctAGAAAGTCATGAAACTGACCATGacatgattaaaaataataatggataatCTTTTTCACAAGTACAACAAAAGATGACTAGATTCACAAACATAATGTTGTATCATTATTCAAATTTATTATTCAAgaataatttccccctcccccactgcattGCAGCATGCAGGTGAGCCAGGGATGCTTCACACGACATTTCTTCTATATGATTGTAAGGgaaacaaaccacacacacacacacacacacacacacacacgtaaaaatTGCACAAGTCCCTACTTTGCAAACAAACATGTCTGTAACTTTTGTTCAGCACCAGTCCTATCTAAGCATGTCCAACGAAACATCACTTCTGTTTCCTCACCCTGCACTGCATGATCTCTCTGAACTTGAAGCAGATTATATTTTATGCTTAAATTACTCTTTAACCCCAAGTGAGAAAAAGTAAACACGTAGAATCAGCACTCTGGAAGAGAGAAATAGTAGAGCAGCAATCACATTGGTGACTGCCAACAGGACCTTAGCTCGTGAGAAACAAAAGAGACGTATCAGCATGCTCagggaaaccccaaggtttgctgaaatacaaaacattttttaaaaaaaggtaagcagaaaataaataaccctatgaggactgagcatggtcAAGAGACATAGAATGCTGACTTTCATTTGGAAAATAAATGGATAACAGAGGAGGGGTAATGGTATGGAAGAAGGCATAGCTTACTGATTGACATACTGAACAGAGGTACCACATTCCTCTTTTTCtccctatttattacattttgtctTGCctaatagccaaatctctctggacagttcacaaaaattaaagccacaagTACAACGTAAAGACgatgtaaaatataaaagcttaaaactacagtacaaCAGTTCAACCAGAATCAAACCtatcagcaatgcagagatttaaaatacagtaacaaatgtaaaacagcaaagctaaaagttTAGAATGctaaaattcctggaaaaataAATAGGTCCTCGCTTGGCGCCAGAAAGAGTACAACACAGATGCCAAGCCAACTTCTTGAGGGAGCCCATTctacagccgggatgccacagcagaaagaGTTTCTTCCCGGTAGCCACTAGCCTTACTTCTTTTGTCAGGGGCTAGCACAGAAGAAccgctgaagatgatcttagggtccgggcaggtacatatagggaAAGACGGTCCTTCAGATAAGCTGGCCACAAGCCACTTAGAACTGAAAGGGGAAATAGTCTTGACTATATGACGGAagaaatttcatttctgttcctaTTAAGACACTAAGTCTAAAACTGGTGCCTTCCTGCATTCTTGGACTACATCACAATATTACACCAGAAGTAAACAATATGCAGCCCATGGATTACTTGACCAACCCAGTTTCAACACCCTGCTTAATTTAATATTGCAAGTATGTAAGTGTAAAGTTGCTTCAGTGGATACTGTGTTGactttgaacattaaaaaaccatATTCAGATTCCCACTTCCTAGGTTCCTGATGCATccggacatcactttaagccatgatgggttaataaactacttacagtaatttattttgaaaataagctactgttatcctccacactatcagacaaataagctactgtgtatAGCTTATTAATCTGAGTCATTCCTCcatcccctgtcctgctgcagtccttccACTCCAACAATGGCACTGTTTCACCCGTTGACAACatcgcagcagcctgttttaactttCCACAATAATCTCAACGAGAGGAGAGAGATTAATTCCAGCAGCATCCCGACAAGGGGGTGGGGGCTCGAAAGCACTGATATTATGCAGgtttgggacaaaacttcatacacagcctccacTAGTCATAggttatcatgatgtccaaacccagtcctTATGTGATACTATTTCTCAGTCTAAGCAACTCTATGATGTATTACAAGGAACAAAGAAATAAGAGCTGTAAAGCACAATGCACAGTGAGATTCCTATCATCATTGTTTGTAAAAAGTAGTGTGGTAGGTCATGCTGAACTTCTGCTAAGCAAAAGCATATCAGAAAAATGTGGACACTAGGTGGTATCCTGTTACAAGTTCCACATGAACACAATTTAACTGAAGTATAAAATGTCTCTAATTCCTTATTTATGTGAATGGAGAAAATATTTACAAAACCCTAGGAATCAGTGAGAAAAGCCAGATATAAATCAAAATACCAATTACAGGTGTTCAAACATATGAGAATGAAAAGAACACAAATCTGTACACCCTGTGAGGATGTTTTATGTACTCTCTAAATTAATTATGAACTGTGTATTTGCCATAACACTTTCCTCAATGGAAGGAGGATGAAATGGGGAGAAAGGGAAAGATTCTTACAGGAAAAATAGTAATAGAAGTAAGGGATATAAGCACAGATGGCGTTAAGTGTTGAAGATTAGGGTTAATTAACCACACAAAGTTCTTCAAAAAGCATAATTTATACCAATGTTTTTATCTTGCTTCTCAGTTTCAAAGCAGCTAACAGcatttttaaattacatattaaaatcacaaaaacaacaaactATAAAGACAGATTCGATCAGCAGCAAGTGGTAAAGCAAGCGATAAAGTGTAACAGCATAGGTAtgagcaaggggtgtgccgggtgtgcccaggcacaccctaatgtctcaagtaataagcatctcctcaatcctcccctcacctgcaatggccctcccacaggcAGACAAGCTGAATGagtagtagggcatcagtgtctacagtgcttaacaaaaaaatgaattttaaaaatgtcctttatgattgagtattcaataaatgttaacctttaaaaaaaaattccctgggtgcacaccctaacgaaatgtgctgtgcacgcctatgtgtAATAGTACACATTTGGgacagcagattttaaaaaaacattttaatgaccctgttcagacaacacattaagccatggtggttaaacattttgagcgaAACGTTATGGATTAGTTGTGTgaaccatgttgtgtgaaccatgacttagtgtgtcatgttaaccattcctaaccatggtggctacataacaacggTTTAAACATGGACtgtaatcatttgctgcaaacgggttagcagcctaactatggcttagaatgttgactgaacaggcccaatgatttTAAAGAAAATTGTGAAATACATATAATGAGTGATTGGAAAGTCAAATGCAAGGATACCTGGCAAATGATTTGTGAATAAAAAACACTCATGAACCCAAGCCGGTCAATGTAATAATTAACAAGTCCCCACAATTACTATAAATTAAcactataggaacataggaagctgccttataccagatcagacTATTTTTCATGTAGCCTAATATTGACTTTTTAGACTGGTAACAGCAatccaaggtctcaggcagaacATGtccctttcccccgcccccattccaTCTCCTGAAAAACTAC
Proteins encoded in this region:
- the BMAL2 gene encoding basic helix-loop-helix ARNT-like protein 2 isoform X5 — its product is MNNLIEELSAMIPQCNPVARKLDKLTVLRMAVQHLKSMKGSTSSYSEVRYKPSFLQDDELQHLILKAADGFLFVVGCDRGKILFVSESVSKILNYDPASLIGQSLFDYLHPKDVAKVKEQLSSSDASPREKLIDTKTGLQVHMDFQAGSSRLHSGARRSFFCRIKYMRNTVKEEKESLPNSKKKDHKKYCTVHCTGYLKSWPPNEVGVEEENDVEKDNSNFNCLVAIGRLHPYTVPQKSSEIKVKPTEFITRFAMDGKFVFVDQRATAILGYLPQELLGTSCYEYFHQDDHNHLTDKHKAVLQSKEKVFTNSYKFKAKDGSFVTLKSQWFSFINPWTKELEYIVSVNTVVLGHNELGEEALLPCSSLSSEDMPKPPFLGVPGMSTGTLLGAGSIGTEIANEVLDLQRLHTSPPLGELSPSDLMRKSPSPVLTVNCSNVPNKELIQLCPSGMEDLETSGQNQGTISLPSNEPLLSDAAQLDFEAVCENDTTMAALMNYLEAEGGLGDPAELSDMQWTL